The Danio rerio strain Tuebingen ecotype United States chromosome 20, GRCz12tu, whole genome shotgun sequence genome contains the following window.
GAGTTTGTGCCTTGTAGGAATCAGAATTTATCCAGGGGGAATGTCCAAAATATGGCATGTAATAACAAGCCCAGCTGTTTGCATTAGAGCTTAGCATCAGGGCCTGCACCCTTGCTATgccaaattcacacacacacacacacacacacacacacacacacaaacataaagctGTTGATGTGTTCTCATCATATTTAAGAAGCTTAtcagtagctgtgtttccatcctcTTATTTGTATATTTTGGAACATCGGCTCAATCTCACGGCAGTTCGTAAATTTGTGAGTGTAAATTTTGTAAATTTgaaaaagtggctaattcatgtaaattcgtacgatctaattcgtacaacttagtatgatttgctcatcacccaatgacggtttgggttaggggtgggattaagtgccatgcctcctttttaaaattttacattttcgtACGATTAAACTTGTACAAAtacgtacgaattagccactaaactgtcaaaacgtacaatacttacgtttcctcgtgagatcaggctggaatatcacataaaaaaatgcttaataaaaATGCCAAGATGCACGGAAAATGCACTTTAGAAAATGTGGATTAAAAAAAGTATGTACACAACTGAGTAGAATAAAATTAATCCGATGAGGAAAAATGAGCaagaataaaaacacatttctcAAATAAATTCCAGAATGCGCATCAAAAACGTTACTAATTATGCAATAACAAAAAATTGATGTGATGAATTGCCATATGCacattcaagactttttaagtcATTCTAAAatccggtcacactttacaataaggttcattagttaatgttaatttactcacaagaacaaacaatgaatactacatttactactgtatttgttcatgttagttaatgaaaagtAGTTGATTgtaagttcatgttaactcatggtgcattaactaatagtaacaagcatggacttggatgttaataatacattagtaaatgtttaattgtgattaataattgctgtacaagtgttgttcatgattagttcatgttagtaaatgcattaactaatgaaccttattgtaaatgtttaaaatctgtcatcaaagtggttctGAATCATTAACGAATCTTGAGTGTCTCTAAAAGTCATTGTGTGTTAATTTTTTCATCTTTTACTGCTCAAgtaatttattatacattataataaGGTATTGTAATATATATGGTCACAGTTAAACTCAGAATTATTCAACCCCCttaattattagtcctcctgtttttcccccaattctgtttaatagagattttttcaacacatttctaaacataatagtagttacaataacttattttttaataactgatatattcTTTGCCTTGACaatagatattattcaagacacttccatacagcttaaagtgacagtaaaggcttaactatgttaattaagttaactaggcaggataatAAGGCAAGTATAATGGtaaattgtgtaatgatggtttgttctgtatctaAATATGACTAtcgaaataaaatatagcttaaataatttagaacttaaaatggttcttaaaaaaattataaactgctagctaaaataaaacaaatgactttctccagaagaaaaaaaatattatcagacatactgtgtaaatttccttgctctgttcaaaatcattttgagaaatatttaaaaagaaaaaaaatatatctaaaggggggctaataattctgactttaactaaatataaatataaggcCCAATGTGGCTTTTACTTGCACAGCAATTTTGCTTTTGGATGTTTGATGCCAGTTTATCAAGAAGTGACGattttgactcattggatgaaaaCAGTGCTTTATTTGCCAATGTTTTATGGAATGTTCCACTTTTGCGCATAAATCTAACTCCCCTCTTTGTATGATGAAATCAAAGACGAGGCCGGTTAGCTtataaatagatatttttattGGTTTAAACTGCAATCTGTCGTTACAAAAGAAAACATATTGTTGTGAACAGCAATAGCTGCAAACATAGGACACATTCAACTGTAGTTCTGTCAATGTCAATCCTGTTAACCTTGAATTCCTGCTAAAATCTAAATAACGACTCTGGATTACAATCCTAAAAGGTACAAGACTCTCGGAATGTACTGTTAGGCACTTGGAAAGTAGAAGTGGTCCAAAATCTGTAAATAAATACGAATTTTGAGTCATAACAAATCAAAAAAACACATGCTTACTGGTGAACACATCATGGTTTAAAACGGGcgaaataaatacacaaatgcataTTTAACAATTCCCTTATAAACCGTCTGTTTTAGACATGTCGGATCAGAATGTTGCGATCAGAGGTTTGGACCACCGCGGGGGTCGTGAGATTGGCACTATAATGCATTTACTGTCTACGATTTGTTCATACTGAATTGAGTCTTGATGAGAGGATCCCAGTCTAAACATGAGATTTATAAAAATCACAGGCACAGGACTGTTATTGTCAAGACAAGTCTGTTTACATTCTAGACGGTCGGAGCCAAATAATAAAGGATTATAGAGGCATAAACATCCTGAAACTGCAGTCCAACATCAGggaggaaaataataaataaaatgcaaaaaaatcctCTTTGCATTCTCATTTTAAATTAAgtttcactttaaaaataaatcaaaacgtAGTTACAAAATGTCATTGCAGTATAATATATTAACTGTTGAAACTTAACGCAAAAAAAGGTCTTCACAATCTTACGATTAATACGGAAGATCATAATTTAACATAAAGGAAAATATATTCTATTGTTTCATTATCcagataaatacaaacaaaataaaaaaatgcttacaatcagcaataaatacatttttgataaGTTAAATAAGCATTGACAAGCAAAACTTTCGGTTCGAAAGTTCTCATTTTCCAAACAGAAAATACCAACAAGAGTTGTAATGATGCAATAATAAcgttattataacaataataggGGAAATACGATATTGAAATAATGATATTGAAACATTTCAACCAAAAAATTAGTGGCCACTGAAGTCATATCTTTAGTGGTAACTCCAACAGAAAGATTAAAGGAAGGACCTCTTCTCTCTTACATAATCCAACAACCAGCggacactttttttttaagagtgaGGGATCACATGTTCTAGGGATAATTACCACGGTGACAGCACATTTAGCACCACTAGGCATACTTTCAGAATGATTCATACAACTCTCAGATGGGTTTGATTCTTTTCTTTAAACCTTTTCTACCCCGGACAATAATCACTTTGATTGGAAAAGTAGGAAAATAATTAGTTTGATAGGCACTTTAAGTCCCGATGATCTACCAGCAAGGATCTCCTGCAAGAAAAGTGGCACCTTTAGGTCTGATGTTATAAAATTCAGTAGATTCTTTGAACAAGAAGGTCCTTGGATGATTCAGGAAACCGCACTTTAGTTTGAACACCACAACCTAAGTATGGATTTAGCATGTTCCAGTAGGCCTTGAAGGGAACAGTTCTGGTTTTTGCATTACGTCAGGCATGTTAACGACGTCTAGGGAGGCACGGGTAGACACTTAAGTTTGATGCTACAGGGGGGTAGTAAGTTCTGATTTGACTCAGTGGCTACAAGAACACTGTACTTTAGTCCACTTCTCTGCTGTAAACAAAGCAAGGACAGGAAGGGATTGCTAGGAGGAAAATTACTCTCTCATTCTCGCCAGCTCTCCATGCCTTCTCTCTCAGGCCTAAAACCTCTCGGGAAAGATTTTAATCGTCAGAGATGGAGAGTCTGCTGAAGATGGGAAGGCGACGCGTTGCATCCAGCAGTGGTGACTCAGATCCGCTCTGGCTGCCCAAGCTGCTCTGGTAGCCTTCCTGGTCGGAAAGGGAGTCTGGAGGGCTTGGTGGAGACTCGGACATGGGTCTGAAGAAGGAGGTGGGTGAGTGAGGACCAGGCAGATCGGGAATGGTGGTACCACCTAAACTGGGTACAAACAAATTGGCGAGCTCTTGACTTGAGAAAGCAAACGGGTTGCTGGACCACTCGTTGAGGTCTTCTGCGGAAAACAGGGGCGGAGGTGTGACAGAGGTTGGGCTGTCCTGGGAACCACCTGAGCTTGGGAAACCGGCAAAACTGAAGCTGTGATGAAGACGGGGGCGCTCCATCTTATTGAACGATGAGAGAGGAGGGGGTCCGCGGCGCTCCTCGGCATTGTGGATGAAGTGGCATCGTGGCCCATACGGGCAGTAACCAATGCTGTGGAAGGTGCGGCAGAGCTCGGTCTTATACTTAGGGTGGCGATTTAGACTACGAAGCTCGTGCATCCCATGAGCAAACTGGCACTTGTCGCCGTATTTACAGGTGCCGTTCTCTTCGAAGGGTCTGCAGAGTTCGGTCTTATAGCGGCTTGAGTTGACCTGGCCATTTCCATTGGCACTAATGCATGTAATGCTGCTTGGCCTCAGACGTTCCCCGTTTTCGGAGAAGGACCGGTCACGGAAGCGGTTCTCCTTGTTGTTGCTGCTGCCGTTTATGGAGGCCGAGTTGTCCATCTTGAGATTGTTTATAAATTGGTTCTGTGTTGATTTGGAACTGGTAACGGACACAGAGTGGCGGCGCTGATAGAGTCCCACTGAAGGGGCACCCACCACCTTCCTGTCCAGCAGGGTCCCGGTGGGGGTAAAGGAGGAATTGGCACCCATGGAGGGGACAGACTGTAAATGGGGACTGGAGAGGGGACTGTTGAAGGTCATCACCTTATTGTTCTGCAAATGAAGTAAACAAAACAACGTCTCAAAAATTGGCATGATTGTTACTCCCTTTGCTCCACATACCATCAGTTGATGTTTATTAGCAGTTTTATTACTTAGTGATGGTGTTTTGTGTCTTAAGGTCAGGTCTAGGGCCTGAGTTCTGCTTTGAGGCTTGTGAAAAGATAACACTAACAGCCCTACActttttaaagtactttaaagGTGAAAGGTTTAAGTCATATACGAGGAGtctacttcatttattttttatgtagcaCCTTGCAGCAATAACACAATGATTATTGCATAACTACTGATTTAATGCCTAACTGCTGAAAACACAATCAATTATTCGGTCTCTACAAATTGAATGTAAGGAAAAATTACAGTACATAAACCAATGTACTTGGGATAAAAACACAGATCATCATTTGTTATTATTGTAGGTCTAATGTCTGACAGACATCTTTGGCCATTTCCCCCCTCATCTAGATGACTGTGTCAAGCTTTGGTAAATCAcgacaatcaaacacacacagtcaacTTGGCAATAGGTTAAACAAAACTGAAATTCAGCTATTTACTTCacttgaaaatacattttataccaAATGACAGCACTGTGCCACACATTAAAGTCATAATTGACTGAAAATATAATTATCTGTCATATAGTGATGCAGTTGTGATGCCAAAACCCAAAATTGAATTTGTTGGCATTTCATAATAAGGGAATTTTTCAACACGTGAGTACAATAAGGTCTGTATTAGACATAGTTTGAATATATTTCAACATTTTGCTCTGCTATATGAATTACACAATAAACACATCttttgaagatgtttctttttcTATTGTAAGCTACTTAAAATTGATGTTTAGGTTTTAAATCTGTGCAAATTTTTTTGGGGaacatttttttctccattttacacacatacacaaatatatatatatatatatatatatatatatatatatatatatatatatatatatatatatatatatatatatatatatatatatataaaccagtgCCACATATCATTGGCTCCGGTGTGTCACGTGATAACAATtagtaaaaaaaagattaaaggttaaaaataacggcattttaaagctttaattCACTTTAAGTTACCATATGACTCAAGACTTCTCACAAAATTGTTCAACAGTCACATGAACAACTTCATTGATACTTTTTTTGAAGATATATGTTTAAAACAAGGGAATAATCAAAACACTGCCTAAGGACATCAGCCCTAACATCTAACTGTTACTGATGTATATGGGTGAGTCAtgcctttattatttttttagttagaTTAACAATACGTTTTATGTGAGTATGACTTTTAAACGCCTGTTTTGAGACCATTAATTTAGGTTTAATACTACCCAGATGTTTTGAATGAAAGAACTGCGTAAACGCCCCTTCAAGCGTTCTGCTAAAAACTAATGTGTTTTAACGTCAGGATAAAGCTGCATGTTCACAATAGAGTTATGCATGGTTGGttcatatacacatttatatgttCGGAGCTGACCTGTAGATTATTTAAGAAGCACAATTAAAGTCACAGACGACAAATCAATCAAAATTCATGTAAAGTTCACTGTGGTTAAAAAAAGGTCAAGAATGAGATGTAAATCCATCTGAAGTCTAACCACTGCTTTCCATAATGGAGAACTCCTTGTTTTGATTCAAACTCTGCGCAGACGTGTGGCCTTTCCTGCTATGTGTAATCCCTACGAGAGCAAGTAATGCACAGCTTGATGCAACTAATAAGTGATGGTGACGAATAAACGCAGCTGAAACTAATCTTTTAGATCGCCTTATTTCTTTCCTTGTCGATTACCAATCGATGACTGCAGATCATGAGAGACAGACGGCTAGATAAGTTGCAAGGGCAAGATACTCGCCCtactcttcacacacacacacacacacacacacacacacacacataggctacACTCAAGCCAGGAAAGTTTGACATCGGTGTTGAAAACGGCATCTCAAGCACCACTGCGACATTTTTGTAGATACTAATCTCTTACTCGCTCATACAAGCTGATGGAATTCTTTAAACTATTTCCAGAAAAAGATAAATTACCTTATTCGTCACTTCGTAGTCGAAGAAAGAGGACACAACGGCAGTCATTGTCGAATCGGGGCTGGCTGAAAATTCTTCAAAGTTGACAAACATATGGTTTGTTAAGGCACGGTGGGAGTATTCCTGTGTTTGAAGGGTCTTTGATATAGTTCTGCCCCGCAGAGAGCCCCCTCTGTCCTGCCAAAACTTGCGCGCATATCCTTTATAAAAACTTGCGCAGTCTTCCTGGCGGAGTGGGCGGGTGTGTTTTCATCTGACCACGCCTCTTTTCCGCACGTCTCCTCTCTTCTCTTTTGACGTGATGTGTGGCGCTACTCGACTCGGCTGATTACGAAACTTCATTTCGCCTCACCATAAATTTAATCACTGCCTGGAGTTTTCCCGGACGTTTAAGTTAACCAGTTCAGTGCTTTTTAGTTCTAGCTGGAATATAAACAGTgcatagttcatttatttattggaaaGGAAAGAATCTGAGAAGTGGAAACACGTTGCATGGATGAATCTTATTCTCGAATATTAGTGAACAATTGGTATGATatgaaagtttaaaaaaaaaggaaagttagatattaaactatatatacatttgaagtcagaattatcaactccagttttgattttttttttattattattgtttcttttttaaatatttcccaaatgatgtttaactgagcaaggaaagttttaagtttttaaaaaccattttaagatcagaattattagcccctttaagcaatctttttttttctgatagtctacagaacaaaccatcgttatacaataacttgcctaattaccctaacctgcctagttaacttaatgaacctagttaagcctttaaatgtcactttaagctgtatagaagtgtcttgaaaatatctaaatattatttactgtcatcatagcaaagatcaaataaaactattatgttaagaaatgtgttgaaaacatctctccgttaaacagaaattagggaaaaaaataaacagggggggctaataatgacttcaaatgtgtgtgttggtgtaatatatatataataaggttatggtaattaggcaagttattgcataatgatggtttgttctgtagactattgaaaaaatatatagcttaaagcggctaataattctgaccttaaaatgctttttttttttaaattacaaacagcatacatgctgtgaaaatgtccatgCCCTGTTaagcattatttgggaaatatttaaaaaagaaaatttatttcaaaagggggcctaataattctgacttcaacaatatatatatatatatatatatatatatatatatatatatatatatatatatatatatatatatatatatatacatatattgtagTCATGGGAAgtggttattttaaaaaaaagtcaatgtaATTTAGGTGCAGCTGTGTAATAGGCTATAGTCTAATATATATTATATCCTATGTCATCATACAAAACAATTGTAGtatttaaaacttgttttcataatgctaaaataataaatgattagtTGCTACACCATTATAATGAGTCTTTTAATGAgtgattaagttttttttttttttttttttttttcagatatgcCTGACAAGATTTTCTGATAAACTAGATTACATTATTATGCTGGATTACATTTGAGTGGGTGTTTTCTGTGatgttaaatgtataatataataaaaataaataaataaaatgcaaaaatgtaaataaacataaaaaaatataaaaagactaaTTATGcagtaatttacaaaaaatatgtgttgaaatttaaacttttattgttttgatgcttgaaatAATCTTTTTGTCTGTGCTTAAtccattttaataatgtattatacaCTGTTTGCTTGATACTTcaaattttcaattcaattcaattcagctttatttgtatagcgcttttacaatgtagattgtgtcaaagcagcttcacataaatggtcatagtaactggaacagtgtggttcaggttttagtgtttaagttcagttcagttcagtttagctcagttcagtgtgatttaatcattactgagagttcaaacactgttTGAACAAATTTTCCTAGACATGATTAGAAAAAAGGAGCTAAAATTATTCAAGaattaattgtatattttaaagaaagtgatTGCTTTATTTCAGTCCTTCAGTCTGAACATTAGTCTGAGTCGGGATTTATTGTCATATGTTTATTGCTCTGCTCAAGCAATGTGAAGGAGGCATAAGGAAACTGGACTTGATTCAGTCATTTTCACTCACCCTCATATCTTTCCAAACcagtaattttgtttttttttcagtggatgaaAGTCAgatactttaaaactttaaaaataacaacttttgTTCTCCACAGAGAATATGTCTATGAGTCCTTTTAAAGTGACTAAATATCTTTGCATGATTACAAAATGAGTCATCATGATATCCACAAACAAGCTGTAATCGACTTTAAAGAGGAACTTCTGTGAAAACTTTGTATGCGGCTAAACTCTGATAAAAACTGGAACTGAAGGTCAGGGTCTTTGGCGAGAGATGTTGTGGTTGACAAAGCGTCGAGGACAGGAGGTCTTACACAGTCTGTGAGTCTGCTGAACTTGCAGAAACTATTTTCGGCTAATGCTCAGAGGAAACAACACAAAGGAAACCAGAAAGTATCAGAGGGATAGTAAATATACCACCGCATTGGTTTTACAGGATCTAGACCCTGGAAACAGTGAAGGAGAATATGGTGGCTGCTGTTGTACAGCATGTACAGAGTGCTCATCAGTTCAGACTCCTCTTTCTTTTACTCACTGTACGTCCTCTCCTTCCAGTTTGGTACCAGCactaacaaaaacaaacttgtagaaaatacttgtttttattattattttttttaaaaaaacaaaataatctacGTTTAAGTCTACAAAGTACTTGAAAATTATGTttcctgtttgttcaaactacttatttgaaatgagctgatTTAAAttaattcttaaggttttttttgcaacaactttgtaaaaactattaagttaacttaattccttcatgttgtcccaacacaaatcagttgtgTTAAACCCcgcattttttaaagtgaaattttttttttttttataattatgcagatAGTTTCTTCACCTtataactaataattaattttaaggcattgtgtttactcacttttttatgtaaaatcaatTAATCACTTTTGACACCTTATACATTAGACTGAAGCCTCACTTTATTGCACATTTTATGGTACATTTTAAAGACCAAAAATcataaaatgtgtatataataaTTTGGTTTTGCAATTATTAAAGTCATATCATCAACATACTGTCCactttttttaggtacaccttagcttggacccacttttgccttcagaactgccttaaccctTTGTAGCATCAATTCAataagtactggaaatattcctcagagattttgctccattatGACATGATAGCATGTCACGCGGTTActgtagatttgtcggctgtatatccatgatgtgaatctccacaTCATGGATACTTCCACCCcattccaaatgtgctctattggattgagatctggtaactgtggaggtcatttaagtacagtgtacagtgagttcaagaaaccagtctgagatgatttgcgctttatgacatggtgtgttatcctgctttaagtagccatcagaagatgaatacactgtggtcatacaaggatggacatgatcagcaacaatactcaggtaggctgtggtgttgacatgatgctcaaatgGTTCTAATGggccaaagtgtggcaagaaaatatcctcaaacaattacaccaccaccagcagcctaaaccattgatacaaggcagtatggatccatgctttcatgttgttgatgccaaatcctgaccctaccatctgagtGTCAGAAATCAAggcttatcagaccaggcaacgttttttcaatcttctattgtacaattttggtgagcctgtgcgaattgtagcctcagtttcttgttgttagctgacaggagtgacacccagtGTGTCTTCTGccgctgtagcccatccgcctcaaggttaaatgtgttgtgcgttcagagatgcttttctgcattcctcagttgtaatgagtggatAATTGAGCACTGTTGCCTTTCAGACAGCTTGAACCTGAGTTGCTGCAATGTAATttgctgattagacatttgtcaacgagcagttggacgggtgtacctaataaagtggccagtgagtgtatgttctTATGATAATATGAATagccaaatttatttatttactccaaTGTCATTCTAAGCCTATATCACTTCAATTAGAacacttttatttaaggtttttaTTATGGTTTTCAGTGTAACATTATCTAATGAGAATTTGGACTGTCAAGCCATAGAAATACTAAAGTACTGTTTTGAAAATAGTCAAGCCTAAATTAGTAACGACACGTGGGTgaatttgttaaaaattaaattggATTTTAATTTAGATTGGGATTTGCACAACAACAAAGTTCTTAAACCAAACCAAATAAGTTTTATTCTTTGCATTTGTGAAAAGTTTTACACACCGTAAACAATGAATAGTGTTTACATAGATCTGTGAAAATGACTTAACATGTTGTATTATGCATGCCAAGCTAACAAGTGGCAATGCCCTTTTGTAAAGAAACAGTATGCGCCTGGTAGTATGTCAACATTTTCATTAAAGTAGAGTTGGTGACAAAGACAGTACAGCTTCTATATGAGCTAGACAGTCAGCTAGGGTGCCAACAGCAGCAGGGGAATCAGTGACACCCCCAACCCACCCATTGGGAATCATATTATTAGTTTCCATAGAGATATTAGCTATTATTTATGGGCATAAATGTCATCTTACACCTCTTCTCAGTTCTCAACAGTAGAGGACACAATACTGTATGTATGCAGTATGCAAATAAGTATGCAGAAGTATGCAAGTCCATATCTTGACAAGCAGGTTGGTCATCCTAATGTAATGTTCAGACTAAACATTTTGATaggatgatatttttttttccttaaacagATGATATGCATTCAGCGGCCACTTTTTTACGTACACCGGTCTAACTTCTTGTTAACGCACATTCCTaatcacaaggcagcaacttaatgcatttaggcatgtagacatggttaagatgatttgctgcagttcaaaccgagcatcagaatggggaggtaaggtgatttaagtgactttaaacgtggcatggctgttggtgccacACGGGCTTTCTCTTTATGACCactgtgtacccatcttctgatggctactcccAGCAGGATAACACCCCATGCCACAAACCGCAAATCATCTCattctggtttcttgaacatgacgagttcactgtactcaaatggcctccccagtcaccagaactcaatccaatagagcacctttgggatgtggtggaacgggagattcacattatggatgtgcagcagagaaatctgcagaaactgcttgatgctatcatgtcaatacagACCAtcatctcagaggaatatttccagtatcttgttgaatctatgccacaactgattaaggcagttctggagg
Protein-coding sequences here:
- the zfp36l1b gene encoding mRNA decay activator protein ZFP36L1b, encoding MTAVVSSFFDYEVTNKNNKVMTFNSPLSSPHLQSVPSMGANSSFTPTGTLLDRKVVGAPSVGLYQRRHSVSVTSSKSTQNQFINNLKMDNSASINGSSNNKENRFRDRSFSENGERLRPSSITCISANGNGQVNSSRYKTELCRPFEENGTCKYGDKCQFAHGMHELRSLNRHPKYKTELCRTFHSIGYCPYGPRCHFIHNAEERRGPPPLSSFNKMERPRLHHSFSFAGFPSSGGSQDSPTSVTPPPLFSAEDLNEWSSNPFAFSSQELANLFVPSLGGTTIPDLPGPHSPTSFFRPMSESPPSPPDSLSDQEGYQSSLGSQSGSESPLLDATRRLPIFSRLSISDD